The nucleotide sequence ATGAAGTTGAATACGCTCCTGGTTCCGCTGTGCCGTAATATCGTCTCTGTCGGCAGTTATGGCAGCTTTCTCCTGAGTGACCTGTGTTTTCTCCGCAATCACTCTCATATTCTCTGCTGTCAACCTTACAGCTTCTTCCAGACTGTTTTTAAGATTGTCTTTATCACCCTTGGCCTGATCTGTAGCTGTTTTCATGCTTTCAAGCTCAGCGATCTGAGACCGGGTCTGGCTCGTATTCGAAACATTACGGTAAACCATATGCGCCAAACCGGTTGCAGCATAAACTCCCATCTGCGCCCCGGTAACATAAGGTGCAAGAACAAAGGAAGAACCTGCCACTAGTAATGTTTTACCGAGATTCCAAAGGCTGAAACAGCTACGGTTCAAAATTGCCTTGCGCCCATTGATGGCTTCGTTCAGATTTTGTGATCGCTGTTCCAGTGAATCGATCGCTTCTTGCGGTGTTTGCTGCGTAGCATCAGCCATTACCTTCTGCTGCAACTGTTTCTGTCTGCTCAGCTCTCTTCCACAGGAATAGCTCGTCATTTGATTTTCCAGATAAGGCACTGCAAACGGTAGTGCAGCAACCGTCATTACCGCTGCGCTCATACCCGTTCTCTGTGATGGAGCAAATGCAGACTGTAATGACTCAGGAGCGTTCTTTCTTACTTTTTCACCAAAGGCTGTTGAGATACGTTGCAGATCCGAAAATCCTTTTTCGGCTGCAGGTAAATAGTCTGTTACGGTTCTGCTGTAAAGAGTCGCAGCGGAATTTTTCAAAGTTTCGTAACAGCTTGAGCCATTGATGTACAGGTAGTTTTTTGCATCAGCATAAGAGACATTTCCCATTACACTGCTATAGGCACTAGCACCACCATCACGAACGGTTTGAGCAAGACTGGCCATCTTATTGTAAGCATCAAGGCCATAAGAGGCCGAAGTATTAAAAAGCGTATTAATTGTATCCATATTAATTTTCTTCCTTGTTTAATTAAATTCAGATACCCATTAAAAGGGACTTATGAACTAATAGATGCCTTCCAAATTAATTAGTTCATTAATTTGAAACTGAAAAAACAAGTTCCTTATTTTTTAAAACAGAATCGACCATTCAAAAAAAACAGACAAATCCCTTGATTTAAAAGCTTTTTGATCTATGAATACATAAAAAAAAGCTGTATTAAATTATTAGATACAGCTTTTTTATCTCAAATTGTTATCTAAAGACTGTCAACTTAATTAAGCAGCCCGCGCCATATCGACCAGAGCCTTTCTGACTGCCATGGGTTCTTCAACCGAGACAGGAAAAGGAATTCGAACCACCTGATCGCCAAGTAACAGGTGCACTCCTTCGCTGTCAACGCCCGCCATTCTGGGGGAAACACCTTCAGGAATAACAATACCTGCATTAACGCAGTACTTCACCATGGCATCCACATGATCTTCATTCATGTGGTTAAGCCTGCGGAGTTCGTGTGAGACTTAGGGAACATGGGTTGGCTCGTCACCGTAAAAGTTCCCACTGTGGAACTTTTATGCGATAACCAAGCTTGTTCCCTGAGCAACGAACTGTGAAACAGGAACCTGTTAGGTGACTAACAGGAATCCTCCACCGACTCAGGTGGGGTAGGATGTCAAAATCCATTCTCAACCTCGAATATTGACTGGTTACCAGTTATAACCAACACCAAACTTTACCTGCGAGTCGAGCATTTTCTCATTTTCACCAGGCTGACTGTCAAAGTCGAACTTCTGAGTCACATTGAGCGATAAATGATCGGTCACTTTGTAACGAACGCCGTGTTCGCCATCCCAGATCCATTGATTCTGGCTCTGAATCCGGTAATAAAGGCCGCTATCAACATAGTATTCCAGATCACTCATCAGGTATCGCCTGTGAAACAGCTTCCAGCCAATGGCAAGATTTTTTTTCTTACCTTCCCGTTCATAGGTTTCCCAGATCTGGGTAAGTCCCACGCTGTTTAGCAGTGCCTCAGTGGACGTTTCGCGAACTCTGTAACCAACAAAACCACCGATATAGGCACGACTGCGAAGGTTTTCACGGGAATGGTAACGTTCTTTGGATGACATATTAGCAAACCAGTGTTCAGTAAAATAACGACTGTAGTCGTACTGCAGATCCCAGACATCTTTCTTCCAGACACCCTTGTCTTTCCGCTCTATATCCACACTCCACTTCAGCCGGTTCTTGTTCCACTGATCATTCAGGTGCATCTGGCCATTCATCCGGTAGCGGGACTCAATGTCGTTGCCGCTCTTACTATTCAGATTAACATTGACATGTCCCCCGAACTCCCATTTATCCTCTAAGGTCGGTTCCGACTGAGCCATACTGGCAACGGGCCAGGCGGCTGAAAATTCTCGTTCATAACCATCTTCATCCACGATAACCAGATTATCACTGCTGCCCCGCAGCTCCCTGAGTTGTGCTTTGTTTTCACCAATCAGATTAATCCACAAGGGGTTATCCGTTTTAACTGAACGAACATGCCGCCAGTTAATGCTCAGTTCACCGGCATAGACGGTGTTCAGCTTCAATATTCCAGCATCCAGACTGATCACTTCACCAGAGATCATGTCTCCATTTTCAAGCCAGACCGTATCAGCCCGGCCAGCGCCTGTCAGGATAGGAGACAGCAGAGCACAGCCTTTAAGGAGGTTCACCAAAAACCTGAGACAAACGTTGGGATTACGGCCCCGGAACAGCTGGAGCTTCATGAATACCTTGAAAAAACCTCTGCAACGATGGGAATAACAAGCTTTTCTGGCTATCAAAAACGCGTAAGAATTCCATAAAATAGCGGTATTACTCAAGACAATTTACCAGCGGCTAACCCTTATAAAGTCTCTCTTTGCCTGCGCTACCAGTCAGGCTCTGATGCTGACAATCAGGGGGCTGACTGAGAAATGCTAATGAACTCTACAGAAGTTTTAGGTTATTCTCTGGTATTTTTAATGGAGAACGCCTTGCAAGCACCATTCAGTCATACCGATATCTGGCTCGTCCTCAGCCAGGTGCCTGAAGGCAAAGTCGTCACTTATGGTCAGCTGGCCAGAATGGCGGGAGCACCGGGTTATGCCAGAGTCGTTGGTAGTATTCTGAAACAGCTCCCCAAAGGTTCCGGACTGCCCTGGCACCGGGTGATTAACTGCAAAGGACGCATTTCTTTTCCGGAAGACAGTGTGAAATATAATGAACAAAAGGGGCTACTGGAACAGGAAGGCGTAACCTTTATCGCCGGTAAAATCAGCCTGAATAGCTATGGATGGAACGGAGAATAACTATGTACGGGAATAGCTATGAACAACCTGCCTGAAGAAATGACGCTGGCCATTGAAATCATTCGTCAGCTGGAAAATCTGGACTACCCACCCGAAACCATACTTCAGGCAATGGCCATTATCTGTCAGGATACCCTTAACAAGCTGTCAGACTCTGACAGAAAAAAATGGCAGCAGTTTTTGCTGGGCAGCCTGAATCAATAAAATAGAGCCTCTATGCCTGTTGTACCTTCAAAAACACGATTGACTTCATGGTGGGACGCCATGAAAGTCTATCGCCATCCCCGCGCTCTCACGCTTTTCTTTATGGGCTTTTCTGCGGGCCTGCCACTGATGTTGCTGTTCTCCAGCCTGTCATTCTGGTTAAGGGAAGCCGACGTGAGTCGTGCCACCATTGGCTTCTTCAGCTGGATAGGGCTGGCCTACAGTGTCAAGTGGGTCTGGTCGCCACTGGTTGACCGGATGCCTTTACCACTGCTCAGTCAATTATTAGGTCGTCGTCGTTCATGGCTGCTGTTCAGCCAGATCGCCATTGTCGCCGGGCTGCTGGGCATGGCCTTCACAGACCCAACCCGGGACCTGACCAGAATGGCACTTTTTGCCGTACTGGTGGCTTTCAGCTCGGCAACGCAGGATATCATCATTGATGCCTTCCGTATTGAAGCCGCTGAAGAACGTCTGCAGGCGGCTCTGGCGGCTACTTATATGTTTGGCTACCGTCTGGCGATGATGGTCGCAGGTGCAGGCACTCTGGCGATAGCCGCCTGGGCAGCAGGAGACAGTACCGGCTACCAGCAGTCCGCATGGATGGTTGCTTACCTGTTTATGGGGGGCTTTATGGCGGTTGGTATCATCACCACATTAGTCACCCGCGAGCCGGAGGTTAAACTCGAAACCCCAAAGCAGGAACAGAGAGTCACCCAATGGATGGCGCAAAAGGCTCACCTGCCAACACCGCTGGTCAGGCTGGCAGGCTGGTTTTATGGCGCAGTGGTTTGCCCCTTTTCAGACTTTTTCCGCCGTTATCGCTGGCACGCCCTGCTGTTACTCGCCCTGATCAGCACTTATCGAATCTCAGACATTGTTATGGGCATCATGGCAAACCCCTTCTATGTCGATCTGGGTTTTACCAAGAATGAGGTCGCCACCGTCACCAAAATCTTTGGCGTCATTATGACGCTGGTCGGTGTCACTCTTGGCGGAACGCTGACCATGCGCTTTGGCGTGATGAAAATGCTGTTTACCGGGGCGATTGCCACTGCCGTTACCAATGCCCTGTTCGCCATTATGAGTCTGGTGGGCAATAACGTTTACTGGCTTGCCCTGGTGGTTTCAGCAGACAACCTGGCTGCCGGCATTGCGACATCAGCCTTTATTGCCTGGATGTCGAGCCTGACCAATGTTCAGTATTCGGCTACCCAATACGCCCTGTTCAGCTCCATGATGTTGCTGCTGCCCAAGTTTGTCGCAGGTTTTTCCGGCGTGATGGTGGATGCAATTGGATACAACTACTTCTTTATTTTCTGTGCACTGCTGGGGGCTCCCGTACTGGTTCTGATCTGGATGGCAAACCGCTTTCTGGAGACAAACCAGACACCCTGATAACAGTGAGCCATTTTCACCGGTTTGAAAGTGGCTCTTTCGCTTTTTACCCATCAGTTCTTTTAGAAAAGCTTCTCTTTTCGATCAAAGCAGCCATGAGCGAAAACAGCCATGAGCGAAAACAGCCATGAGCAAAAATTGCATTTTCATAACAAATAATTCAACAATAAATAACCGATGCAATAATTTGAACCTCGATTAATACAGAGATGTCTATAGTTACTTTCTTTTCCAAATAAAACCTTAACAACCCCGGAAAGCTCAATGACAAACCTGAAAACGCTCTCCGCCAACTGGCGGCAGACTTTGTCGGTCTACCTTCATCGCCGGGCTATTACCCTTTTTTTCCTTGGTTTTTCAGCAGGCCTTCCTATATTGCTGGTCTTTTCGAGCCTGTCTTTCTGGATGCGGGAGGCAGATGTCAGTCGTTCAACCATCGGCTTTTTCAGCTGGGTAGGGCTGGCTTATGGCTTTAAGTGGGTCTGGTCGCCACTGGTTGACCGGCTGCCACTGCCAATATTAAGTACCCTTCTGGGTCGTCGCCGCGCATGGCTACTGCTATCCCAGATCGTTATTGCCTGTTCTCTGGTGGGAATGGCGATCACAGACCCTGCCCTTGATCTGTGGACGATGGCGCTGTTTGCCGTCATGGTCGCCTTTGGCTCTGCCACTCAGGATATTGTCATCGACGCGTATCGTATTGAGTCTGCCGACAAAGACCTTCAGGCTGCCCTGGCAGCCACTTACATGGTGGGTTACCGTCTGGCAATGATTCTTGCAACGGCTGGTGTATTAAGCATCGCTGCAACGTTTACCGTGACTGAAGGAACCTATGACCAGTACCCCTGGCGCATGGCTTACCTCATCATGGCCTGCTGTATGGGAGTGGGTATTATCACGACTCTGGTTATCAATGAACCGGCAGAGCCTCCCAGACAGGAGCTGGAACTCAGGGCTAAACAGTGGATGGCTGATAACGCTCACCTGCCCGGTTTTATTGTCCGTACCGCTGGCTGGCTCTACGGTGCCATTATCTGTCCCTTCCTGGACTTTCTGATTCGCTACCGCTGGCATGCGCTTCTGGTTCTGGGATTAATCAGCACTTACCGCATTTGCGATGTGGTGATGGGCATCATGGCAAACTCGTTTTATGTCGACCTGGGGTACACCAAACAGGAAGTCGCTGCCATTTCAAAAGTCTATGGTGTCATTATGACGCTGGTTGGTGCAGCCATTGGCGGCGGTCTGATGGTGCGCTTCGGGGTGATGAAGATTCTGTTTGCCGGTGGTTTACTGGCAGCAATAACCAACCTGCTGTTCGCCTTTCTTGCCGGTATAGGCCACGACATCACATGGCTGACCGCCGTGATCTCGCTGGATAATCTGGCGGGTGGCATAGCGACGGCTGCCTTTATTGCTTACCTGTCGAGCCTGACTAACGTCAGTTACTCTGCCACTCAGTACGCATTGTTCAGTTCCGTCATGGCGCTGTTACCAAAGTTTCTGGCTGGTTTTTCCGGCGTACTGGTGGACTCCATAGGCTATGCTTCGTTTTTCACTGCCACAGCGTTGATGGGGGTTCCATCATTGGTTCTGATAATGCTGGCGTGGAAATTAAAAGTGGCGTCAGCAGATGCAAGAAAACCATAAACATAAGGAGTCACTGTGCCCAACATTCAAGCAATAAGAGCTGTACTGTTTACGTCCCTTTTGTTCCCGGTATTCTACTCAATGGCGGAGACTACCAGCACGAAGGCTATAAAAGCAGGTGTATCCAACTGGCTGGCTTTTCTCGAAACCATTGACTTTAATGAAAATCCAATAAGCTGCCACGCTGTTATTATTCATGAAAGCTGGGCTTTGACTACAAGTGACTGTGTACCGAAAAAACAGTACCGGAAAGAAACGATTGTGGGACGGTCTTATCAGGAATCACTTGAACCTTGGGAGAAAATAGTGCTTCGCTTCTCAACTGAATCGAAGAAAAAAGGTGATCAGGTTACAGTCTCAGAGGTATGGCGTCCGAGCACATACCATACTTCTTACCCTATTCTGTTAAAACTGGAATCAACACTTAATCCTCCCTTTCCCACTTTGTCTTTTAAAAAACACTCATGGTTTGATGAACTGGGAGATCGCCTCCCTTTGTGGACGGTGTATTATTTGGAGAGGCTGAAACAAAACAATGCTGTAAGCCTTCCTGAAATAAATATGCATTTTCATTCGGTCAGAATAAAGGATCAGTCAAACTGCAACCCCTTTGTCAGAGGCTTGAACTGGAAAATATGCTCAATTCCTGAAGGTTCCGGACAGGTATTAAGCCGTGAATTTCAGAGAGGGGCAGTTTTGCTGGATAAGAACTCTATGGTAGTAGGATTAGGCTACGCACCGGACCAGTGGAATACGACAGAGACAATGAATTATTTTATTCCTCTGGGTCTAACGCCATTCAAAAATTTTATAAAAGAAACTACAGGCATAGATAATCAGCCTGATATTAAATTAATAAAAGACGTTTCTGAGCTATAGCAACACAAATTTTTCTGACAATACTCATTTCATATTGGAAGAGACTGGTTTTTGAGTAATTACGTTGCATAGTCTATGCTCTGCGAGTTTAGGGAGAAACAGCAAAGCATGAAGAGCATCAAATCAGCCACAACCTAACTTGAGAAAAGTGCTGTTTGCGGTGCTGTCATGATTAAAGGTCAATGAAATATCGCTTTAATCAACAAGAGAAGTCACCATGCAAACAAACGTCACTTGTCTTTTGCTCTTGGTTTTTTCTTTATTTTCCAGAACCCTATTAGCCGGAAATTTACAAATCCCACTCCCTCCCTCTATGGGAAATCTTCCTCCAAAAATGAATGGAGCTCATTTATCTACCTGGCAAATGCTGACGTATTCAAAACTGCTTAATGATGATATTGAGACGTTGGCCAACGAAAATCGGACAGAGAAACACGCTGATGATTTTGATGATGATCTGGGTTTCCATTTTGGAGAAAACCCTGAAGAGGAAACTGACACCCCACTTCGCCAGAATCTCCCCGAAGATGAGAGAGAATATAAGTTAGTTCAATTAGAATGGAATGGAATACTAAAAAAATACGTCGTTGTCGTAACAAACTTCCTGCCGATAACTTTGAAAACAGAGGGTAAAACCCCTGTTAATGACAGCCTTAATTTTGAAGAAGACCTTGAGTTTGCAGAGCCAGATACAAAGTCCATTTGCATTTCCCTGCCCGTAAGGTCATCCTCTGAAAATAGTTATCCCGTGAGGCGAAATGGTGAAACCGACGATGACGAAAGTTCTGATGGTTCATCCAGTTCCGAAGATTCAGAAGATTCAGACAGCAATGCCTCCTGGGACATAATTCCTTCTACGAATAGCTATGATTCGAGTAACCCGGAATATCGTTTAAAAACCGTGCCGGTAATATCGAATGGGAACACCCGCACCTTTCTACTAATAGGCCCCAGCGACTGCCTCAACTCATGCAATCTGACAGAGCAGGGAGCAAGAGAACTGCAGGCTGACAACCCTGAACTATTTGCAACAACAGAAGTGGCTATTGCAGCCTTTCAGATATTAAAACAGAATGATTTTAACGAAACCACGCATACACTGGAATATCAGGCAGTAGCAAATTTAATTTTAAAGTATCAGGATGTACAAATTACTGAGCTGATGGGGAGTTTTCCCGAACAATTTCAGACAATAGAAGATACCAGGAAAGCTATTTATGATTTCAAACGTAAAATAAATACTGAAAACCAGAACCCGTCAGAGTCCGAAGAAGCTCTGGCAGCATTTGTTTCAGATCAAAGACAGAATGCTCTTTTACAACAAATTTTTTCCGGCACGACTTCCGATAATCTGGAAGAAATTTTTACTGATCTGATGGATAGTCGATATTTTTTCCAATATGTTGCCCGCGCTCTCTTTAGTCACATAGAGCCAGAAGAAAGTGATAGTAAACTACTGATCATTTGTAACAGAGATGCTGGAGGCATGGGAACGTTAACGTTAAATGGAGCAACCGAACTACAAGAAAAATATCCTGAGCTTTTTCCGACAGCTGAGTTTGCTCTTTCGGTTTTTGATGAATTATTTGATGATGGAGAACCTTGCAAAAAGAAGGATATTGACACTCTTCAATATCAGGCCATTGCAGAACTTGCTAAAAAGCATATCAGTAGCGATGATATAGATGATTTTATCTTTGATGAAAATAAACACAGGGGAGAACTTTATATTGAGGAAATTCCATACGAAATGTTTAGTAGTCGCTGTTTAGATTTTGGTGTATATGATGGAAGTTTTTTTATATCAAAAGCAAGTAGAGA is from Endozoicomonas gorgoniicola and encodes:
- a CDS encoding MGMT family protein; translated protein: MNSTEVLGYSLVFLMENALQAPFSHTDIWLVLSQVPEGKVVTYGQLARMAGAPGYARVVGSILKQLPKGSGLPWHRVINCKGRISFPEDSVKYNEQKGLLEQEGVTFIAGKISLNSYGWNGE
- a CDS encoding DUF2496 domain-containing protein; protein product: MNNLPEEMTLAIEIIRQLENLDYPPETILQAMAIICQDTLNKLSDSDRKKWQQFLLGSLNQ
- a CDS encoding AAA family ATPase, which translates into the protein MDTINTLFNTSASYGLDAYNKMASLAQTVRDGGASAYSSVMGNVSYADAKNYLYINGSSCYETLKNSAATLYSRTVTDYLPAAEKGFSDLQRISTAFGEKVRKNAPESLQSAFAPSQRTGMSAAVMTVAALPFAVPYLENQMTSYSCGRELSRQKQLQQKVMADATQQTPQEAIDSLEQRSQNLNEAINGRKAILNRSCFSLWNLGKTLLVAGSSFVLAPYVTGAQMGVYAATGLAHMVYRNVSNTSQTRSQIAELESMKTATDQAKGDKDNLKNSLEEAVRLTAENMRVIAEKTQVTQEKAAITADRDDITAQRNQERIQLHNAIQQIGNEKAQLQNRVDENDALLANPDVASLVEAHKVVKDVADKDQEIVEAQRLLDEKQQERNDLIVEKQAKQDEMQQRMDALTRQLAAIN
- a CDS encoding AmpG family muropeptide MFS transporter is translated as MTNLKTLSANWRQTLSVYLHRRAITLFFLGFSAGLPILLVFSSLSFWMREADVSRSTIGFFSWVGLAYGFKWVWSPLVDRLPLPILSTLLGRRRAWLLLSQIVIACSLVGMAITDPALDLWTMALFAVMVAFGSATQDIVIDAYRIESADKDLQAALAATYMVGYRLAMILATAGVLSIAATFTVTEGTYDQYPWRMAYLIMACCMGVGIITTLVINEPAEPPRQELELRAKQWMADNAHLPGFIVRTAGWLYGAIICPFLDFLIRYRWHALLVLGLISTYRICDVVMGIMANSFYVDLGYTKQEVAAISKVYGVIMTLVGAAIGGGLMVRFGVMKILFAGGLLAAITNLLFAFLAGIGHDITWLTAVISLDNLAGGIATAAFIAYLSSLTNVSYSATQYALFSSVMALLPKFLAGFSGVLVDSIGYASFFTATALMGVPSLVLIMLAWKLKVASADARKP
- a CDS encoding DUF481 domain-containing protein yields the protein MNLLKGCALLSPILTGAGRADTVWLENGDMISGEVISLDAGILKLNTVYAGELSINWRHVRSVKTDNPLWINLIGENKAQLRELRGSSDNLVIVDEDGYEREFSAAWPVASMAQSEPTLEDKWEFGGHVNVNLNSKSGNDIESRYRMNGQMHLNDQWNKNRLKWSVDIERKDKGVWKKDVWDLQYDYSRYFTEHWFANMSSKERYHSRENLRSRAYIGGFVGYRVRETSTEALLNSVGLTQIWETYEREGKKKNLAIGWKLFHRRYLMSDLEYYVDSGLYYRIQSQNQWIWDGEHGVRYKVTDHLSLNVTQKFDFDSQPGENEKMLDSQVKFGVGYNW
- a CDS encoding DUF2470 domain-containing protein yields the protein MNEDHVDAMVKYCVNAGIVIPEGVSPRMAGVDSEGVHLLLGDQVVRIPFPVSVEEPMAVRKALVDMARAA
- a CDS encoding AmpG family muropeptide MFS transporter, whose protein sequence is MKVYRHPRALTLFFMGFSAGLPLMLLFSSLSFWLREADVSRATIGFFSWIGLAYSVKWVWSPLVDRMPLPLLSQLLGRRRSWLLFSQIAIVAGLLGMAFTDPTRDLTRMALFAVLVAFSSATQDIIIDAFRIEAAEERLQAALAATYMFGYRLAMMVAGAGTLAIAAWAAGDSTGYQQSAWMVAYLFMGGFMAVGIITTLVTREPEVKLETPKQEQRVTQWMAQKAHLPTPLVRLAGWFYGAVVCPFSDFFRRYRWHALLLLALISTYRISDIVMGIMANPFYVDLGFTKNEVATVTKIFGVIMTLVGVTLGGTLTMRFGVMKMLFTGAIATAVTNALFAIMSLVGNNVYWLALVVSADNLAAGIATSAFIAWMSSLTNVQYSATQYALFSSMMLLLPKFVAGFSGVMVDAIGYNYFFIFCALLGAPVLVLIWMANRFLETNQTP